In the genome of Oscarella lobularis chromosome 1, ooOscLobu1.1, whole genome shotgun sequence, one region contains:
- the LOC136199636 gene encoding usherin-like isoform X1, with protein MAKKIGFIIEGRRDLRVVLVLLLWSTASRSSNVSTTTESVPTTIETTLFGESSPPWTMPAERAPTSPPQNVSVLVLNSTSLYVSWDPPPNSHRNGIIVYYTVVYATGMTNRSQLVPGEMLSLTLTGLNAFTRYSVSISAFTVAIGPESSPISVTTDEDVPSQPPTNLTVTPIDPCFNVELNCGLSKLHVEWDPPPAEDRNGIIILYEIYYVGAEFDTDLHTANVSGDVLSLNLTELEEYVIYDVRIRAFTHVGPSSFSLVQSVRTYAAPPESPLVSIQNLTLNSSIDDGLASLKLTWVLSPRDVNGLLVGFEVNYYCSSSQDWTTHTLIRCTCNYAVGMEFVENRRGFVFNDLTSYSWYDVIVLVVTTTEPGGSLMKSDYYDNYHIVLTAEDRPSSAPQNLFVAASYGREGLFITWDELPCTQVNGLLQKYVIYYQRENMSSSVSISISPSSNKYTLLNLESFTEYSVWMQAFTGAGGGPFTEVVRKRTDGIRFPPINVTAVVVSPFSVYVTWDLPLKRPRDDFLDGYNVVYSSIDGIFSNGSIFLANGSTLETTIENLKPFRRYAFSVAIKVTRLENVEWSSFSKTVIVRTKPSRPSTPARIVRVLLVGLTFAVIEWDEPDPDGINGILTDYKVELKDEANNRTFINHVGDNGTRLNFTNLLPHREYDVRVFVINTEGEGPPSNETVKFRTDDAPPDFSPQNITATVLSSTAVLVTWSISGDSGILGILNGYNIYYRADGESLRRQYDVDDIDAHNATLTGLRPYTYYTITMDAATEEGLSPEGPDPPLRVRTEEDVPKAPRLLSVSRYRNYASPAYLIVRWETLSVADRNGVITAYEINYVGDEFDTDPHSVHASGIVTSLTLSGLEEYVVYDVKIRAYTSVGPGPFSAILSARTYGARPASPVILSIQNVSSSSSIDGLAGLKVTWSNPPPRDFNGLFVGINIEFHCSSHGYFRSNLFSSYEEAHIQMMCDCDYHYEMDFLKNGTEFVITNLTSYSWYDVIVHAVSQDGRGGRRYYSDWNPTIVLTAEDRPTGAPVNLSVVGIIGRPELLLTWTEMLCTRINGVLEKYVIYYRRETGPAAPSDVQNVTASPRSTMYTLSNLESFGEYSVWMQAFTGAGGGPLTPIVRARTTEVCECYLPGSVSENCNLTTGQCSCRYGAERQHCDTCILSQKPFADISECLVFQNITATVLSSIAILVEWSPLNNFNVSGYNIYYRADGESLRRRYDVDDIDAHNATLTGLRPYTYYTITMDAATSEGLSPEGPDPPLRVRTEDGVPIAAPRLLSVSRYRDYASPAYLIVRWATLSVADLNGVKITAYEINYVGDEFDTDQHSVNVSGSVTSLTLSGLEEYVVYDVKVRAYTSISPGPFSAILSARTYPARPASPVILSIQNVSSSSSIDDLAGLKVTWSNPPPRDVNGLFMGIDVQYQCSSNGYYNSFSHEEAHIQMTCGCDYHHKGYFLKNRTEFVITNLTSYSWYDIFVFAVSQDGPGGRKYYSDWNPNIVLTAQDRPTGVPRNLSVVGTVGRKKLLVSWIELLCTLINGLLEKYVIYYQRESGPAVPSDVQNVTASPSSTNYTLSNLESFVEYSVWMQAFTGAGGGPLTPVVKARTTRVCECYLPGSVSENCNLTTGQCLCRDGADGQKCDTCILSQKPFANITECLETIDNTPFNCLDPPRRWPNQCNDVALPSRPPARLHVSATVLSGDSALRDHVSVYWNGWTCFFTCPLTYSWKVYILVRRDSFLVMPRFSQSHRIDHQPVRYPIFIHPLSGMNLLELTVAHGSHTSIVRSLILVDTVEGSSVALSTRHKLQFASAKYKNWQTDQRRQDLSVSWENHFYNTYIKKSPSLLFPIERPQFGYDVVTPPLSFSGIQTFNNSGIMSFGLSLYQKNATYKRLIASQNFTALEQNWVYRHPKPFESGETYEVEMTAKDIFGHHAFSSALVYTDFTPPSITDVILWKREQSPIRDLDLCSEGRTGSVFTLELRAMDKESGIETIEWTISKTKSSTTSEGRGTITSQIQSQCLDRDESCYCATDGVCVLKTFTSGLQGLETLLNSNTFYLTIRANSRSGLTSTPWEKKNPLPKKAGISPTLESLTPASRTMRVKWSLGGSPTRFLVIACRKDLITEECVTCLEVSVDGSQHEVEVENLKPVTNYRVQIEAFDGDNSGLSAADEAKTQEDSPDGSPIDIAVTTLPNKEALFLWKPPNLFEQNGKITNYKVAVEIEDSLGQWVLAQAEIATVAPQTNASVKNLFSGRKYRIRVSAATAIGFGPPSDPYDFTTPEDVPDEPPANVSLAHATKSSVRISWEAIPSGSRNGILRDYVVTYVAQKGGEAEKTVTVRGTETSATLSGLLPYTFYIVKVSGRTNKGLGPVSDDLIVRTSEDVPGPPSLGRADPVSSTAISLSWTAPSEPRGDILDYRIFVFTSSNRRRRDLASLVSVANLTAQKDESNIIITNLTEGTNYSIYMRARTSQGLGEQTALAHVVTLKQIPGAPRGLTARSGTPESISVSWLAPSAGKISPYVIVYSADDQEGKKLNATTRDESYVLDRLSPYTYYRIEVKAEGGNASSVTFAYTLEGTPGPLGSFRIPNVGASSVLLEWEPPRSPNGRIAYSYRITETATGWTKDVDLRPDELGVPDCRFFRWRVADLTGYTEYQLSMRAFNILYDHRGPTSDLLVIRTNQGKPGPPDAVQVDATRRASLLVSWSPPKKPNGIITEYEITTQWANATGTPKIFTIIHQNNPTARFQEVEGLEHPAQYSVIIRAKTISGEGAGSKPILMFTKFVDPDDRTPRNVTHWDLTSTSVTLNWERPLHPNLLNYTLTVRIDGSIPFIRRVINANETSEGVEGLMPYTLFSATLVAGYVDGSLGDVSDPQYFQTPPSAPSSAPRNFTVSQTNESSTLLLSWISPLESDLNGVLCGFVARYWPLNSPDSKLSKTDFDAGDHEALLTELTPYTVYHVEIAAETCSVDAEGPFASGKNRTGEGVPDKPNIAVVGKNSTWVKLSWTVEPNGILFRVEANISSDQGHVYKTTNVTGEAEFFGLEPYHRYTVRIRAHSGRGAGAFGTRNVSTCAAAPLSSAVIHTCEALQGNQDKVKAIRLNYTDVSMPDWRGERQGYRVNLFKGNETGIGQVFSDTKYVGQSVGGSDTLEVDESTIDFDQWYTVTMEAESRADCGQTTVGPSSDPCQFLIPSTSEPRGSDDMSMVIAVAVSVAVLVLIVLVIVMICVRKRRRQANLEVIQLKDPYLDMSGGNVSSTIPTSGPVAEHAFENPSFTGGVSSEPTIYL; from the exons ATGGCCAAGAAGATCGGATTCATCATCGAAG GACGCAGGGATCTGCGCGTCGTTTTGGTCTTGTTGCTCTGGTCGACGGCTTCGCGGAGTTCCAATGTCTCAACGACGACTGAAAGTGTGCCGACGACAATTGAAACAACGTTGTTCGGTGAAAGTTCGCCGCCTTGGACAATGCCTGCGGAACGAG cTCCGACTTCTCCTCCTCAGAATGTCTCTGTTCTTGTCTTGAATTCGACTAGTTTGTACGTATCATGGGACCCGCCTCCCAATAGCCATCGCAATGGCATCATTGTGTACTACACGGTTGTGTATGCTACAGGCATGACTAATCGTTCACAGCTGGTTCCCGGTGAAATGCTCTCACTTACTCTTACCGGATTAAATGCGTTTACTCGTTACAGCGTCAGCATCAGTGCTTTTACCGTGGCTATTGGTCCAGAAAGTTCGCCAATAAGCGTGACCACTGACGAAGACG TGCCTAGTCAACCGCCAACTAATTTAACAGTCACCCCTATTGATCCTTGTTTTAACGTGGAACTAAACTGCGGTCTGAGCAAACTTCATGTTGAGTGGGATCCTCCTCCTGCGGAAGATCGTAACGGAATTATCATTCTTTATGAAATTTACTACGTTGGAGCAGAGTTTGATACGGATCTTCATACAGCTAACGTGAGCGGAGACGTTCTGTCATTAAACCTGACTGAACTGGAAGAGTACgtaatttatgacgtcagaatccGGGCTTTCACCCACGTCGGTCCcagctctttctctttggtTCAGTCTGTTAGAACGTATGCAG CACCGCCTGAATCTCCATTGGTATCCATTCAAAACCTTACTTTAAATTCCAGCATAGATGATGGTCTGGCTAGTCTCAAATTGACTTGGGTTCTTTCTCCAAGGGACGTCAATGGCCTGCTTGTTGGATTTGAAGTCAACTACtattgttcttcttctcaggaTTGGACTACTCACACTCTAATTAGGTGCACTTGTAACTATGCCGTCGGTATGGAATTCGTGGAAAATAGAAGAGGGTTTGTGTTCAATGACTTGACAAG CTACTCGTGGTATGACGTTATAGTGCTTGTAGTAACAACAACTGAGCCAGGCGGATCACTGATGAAGAGTGACTATTATGACAATTATCATATTGTTTTAACCGCCGAAGACC GGCCCAGTAGCGCTCCTCAAAACCTATTTGTTGCTGCATCATATGGAAGAGAGGGGCTGTTCATTACGTGGGATGAATTGCCGTGTACCCAGGTTAATGGCCTTTTGCAGAAGTACGTGATTTATTATCAACGGGAAAACATGTCTTCGAGCGTCTCAATCTCGATTTCTCCTTCGTCAAAT AAGTACACTCTCTTGAACTTGGAGTCCTTCACCGAGTACTCAGTGTGGATGCAAGCATTTACAGGCGCCGGTGGTGGGCCTTTTACGGAAGTCGTTCGAAAGCGAACAGACGGGA TTCGTTTTCCTCCAATCAACGTAACTGCTGTTGTCGTAAGCCCGTTTTCCGTCTATGTGACCTGGGATCTTCCTTTGAAACGACCACGTGACGACTTTCTCGACGGATATAATGTTGTCTATAGTTCAATAGACGGCATATTTTCAAATGGAAGCATCTTTCTTGCCAACGGAAGCACGCTTGAGACAACAATAGAAAATCTAAAGCCATTCAGACGTTACGCGTTCTCTGTAGCAATCAAAGTAACGAGAttagaaaacgtcgaatGGAGTAGTTTCTCCAAGACAGTGATCGTCAGAACGAAACCGTCAC GTCCTTCAACGCCTGCTCGAATCGTCAGAGTGCTTCTCGTTGGTCTGACGTTCGCCGTGATCGAATGGGACGAGCCGGATCCCGACGGGATCAATGGGATTCTGACCGACTATAAAGTCGAACTTAAAGACGAGGCGAATAATAGGACTTTTATCAATCACGTCGGCGACAATGGAACGCGGTTGAATTTCACGAATCTGCTCCCGCATCGCGAATACGACGTACGAGTGTTTGTAATCAATACggagggagaagggcctCCAAGCAACGAAACGGTGAAATTCCGAACGGATGATGCTC CACCCGACTTTTCGCCTCAAAATATTACGGCCACCGTCTTATCTTCTACTGCCGTTCTGGTGACGTGGTCCATTTCTGGCGACTCCGGCATTTTGGGTATTTTGAACGGTTACAACATATATTATCGTGCAGATGGAGAGTCGCTGCGAAGACAatacgacgttgacgacatCGATGCGCACAACGCAACGCTGACAGGTCTTCGTCCTTATACCTACTACACGATCACAATGGATGCGGCTACCGAAGAAGGTTTGAGTCCGGAAGGACCGGATCCTCCTCTGAGAGTTCGGACGGAAGAGGACG TTCCTAAAGCACCGCGTCTGTTGTCAGTTTCTCGGTACCGTAACTACGCGAGTCCAGCTTATCTTATCGTTCGTTGGGAAACTCTCTCTGTCGCGGATCGGAATGGAGTGATCACTGCTTATGAGATTAACTACGTAGGAGATGAATTCGATACCGATCCTCATTCTGTCCATGCCAGCGGAATCGTTACTTCTTTGACTCTATCTGGcctggaggagtacgtagtttatgacgtcaaaattcgaGCCTATACTAGCGTTGGTCCGGGTCCTTTCTCTGCAATTCTTTCTGCAAGAACTTACGGAG CTCGTCCTGCAAGTCCGGTAATTCTTTCTATCCAGAACGTCAGTTCGAGTTCAAGCATTGACGGTCTGGCTGGTCTCAAAGTGACCTGGTCTAATCCTCCTCCAAGGGATTTCAATGGATTGTTTGTGGgaataaatattgaatttcATTGTTCTTCCCACGGCTACTTCAGAAGTAACCTTTTCAGCAGTTACGAAGAAGCACATATTCAAATGATGTGTGACTGCGATTATCATTACGAAAtggattttttgaaaaacggAACTGAGTTTGTGATAACCAACTTGACAAG TTACTCATGGTACGACGTTATTGTTCACGCGGTATCTCAAGAtggacgaggaggaagacgatacTACAGTGATTGGAATCCAACGATTGTCTTGACAGCAGAAGACA GACCAACTGGCGCCCCAGTAAATTTGTCCGTTGTTGGAATCATTGGAAGACCGGAGCTTCTACTAACTTGGACCGAAATGCTGTGTACTCGGATCAACGGAGTGTTGGAAAAGTACGTTATTTACTATCGAAGAGAGACCGGTCCAGCAGCGCCAAGTGATGTCCAAAATGTGACTGCATCTCCACGTTCTACG ATGTACACTTTGTCAAACTTGGAGTCTTTTGGCGAGTATTCAGTGTGGATGCAAGCATTCACAGGTGCGGGAGGAGGTCCTCTTACTCCCATTGTCAGAGCGCGGACAACTGAAG TTTGCGAATGTTATTTACCGGGTTCGGTGAGCGAAAATTGTAACCTGACGACGGGCCAATGTTCGTGCCGCTACGGCGCTGAAAGGCAACATTGTGACACGTGCATTCTATCGCAAAAACCATTCGCAGATATAAGCGAATGTCTTG TTTTTCAAAATATTACGGCGACCGTCTTATCTTCTATTGCCATTCTGGTAGAATGGTCTCCTTTGAATAATTTCAACGTTTCTGGCTACAACATATATTATCGTGCGGATGGGGAGTCGCTGCGAAGAcgatacgacgtcgacgacatcgatgCGCACAACGCAACGCTTACAGGTCTTCGTCCTTATACCTACTACACGATCACAATGGATGCGGCTACCAGTGAAGGTTTGAGTCCGGAAGGACCGGATCCTCCTCTGAGAGTTCGGACGGAAGATGGCG TTCCTATAGCAGCACCGCGTCTGTTGTCAGTTTCTCGGTACCGTGACTACGCGAGTCCGGCTTATCTTATCGTTCGTTGGGCAACTCTCTCTGTCGCCGATTTGAATGGAGTTAAGATCACTGCTTATGAGATTAACTACGTAGGAGATGAATTCGATACCGATCAGCATTCTGTCAATGTCAGCGGAAGCGTTACTTCTTTGACTCTATCTGGCTTGGAAGAGTACGtagtttatgacgtcaaagttcGAGCCTATACTAGCATTAGTCCGGGTCCTTTCTCTGCAATTCTTTCTGCAAGAACTTACCCGG CTCGTCCTGCAAGTCCGGTAATTCTTTCTATCCAGAACGTCAGTTCGAGTTCAAGCATTGATGATCTGGCTGGTCTCAAAGTGACTTGGTCTAACCCGCCTCCAAGGGATGTCAACGGATTGTTTATGGGAATAGACGTTCAATACCAATGTTCTTCCAACGGCTACTATAACAGTTTTAGCCACGAAGAAGCACATATTCAAATGACGTGTGGCTGCGATTATCATCACAAAGGgtattttttgaaaaacagAACTGAGTTTGTGATAACCAACTTGACAAG TTACTCGTGGTACGACATTTTTGTTTTCGCTGTATCTCAAGACGGACCAGGAGGAAGAAAGTACTACAGCGATTGGAATCCAAATATCGTTTTGACAGCACAAGACA GACCAACTGGCGTTCCTCGGAATTTGTCCGTTGTTGGAACCGTTGGAAGAAAGAAGCTTCTAGTATCTTGGATTGAACTGCTGTGTACTCTGATCAACGGACTGTTGGAGAAGTACGTCATTTACTATCAAAGAGAGAGCGGGCCCGCAGTGCCAAGTGATGTCCAAAATGTGACTGCATCTCCAAGTTCTACG AATTACACTTTGTCAAACTTGGAGTCTTTTGTTGAGTATTCAGTGTGGATGCAGGCATTCACGGGTGCGGGAGGAGGTCCACTTACTCCCGTTGTCAAAGCGCGGACAACTAGAG TTTGCGAATGTTATTTACCGGGTTCGGTGAGCGAAAATTGTAACCTGACAACGGGCCAATGTTTGTgccgcgacggcgccgatgGACAGAAGTGCGACACGTGCATTCTATCACAAAAGCCATTCGCAAATATCACCGAATGTCTCG aaacaATTGACAACACTCCTTTTAACTGCCTCGATCCTCCTCGAAGATGGCCAAATCAGTGCAACGACGTGGCTCTACCATCGCGACCGCCAGCTCGCCTTCACGTCAGCGCAACGGTACTGTCCGGCGACAGCGCTCTTCGAGATCACGTCAGCGTGTATTGGAACGGTTGGACGTGCTTCTTCACGTGTCCACTAACGTATTCGTGGAAAGTCTATATTCTCGTGCGTCGAGACAGCTTCCTCGTGATGCCTCGATTTAGTCAGTCTCACCGAATCGATCATCAACCCGTTCGTTATCCCATTTTCATTCATCCGTTATCGGGAATGAATCTGCTTGAATTGACGGTCGCTCACGGTTCCCATACCTCAATCGTTCGAAGTCTTATCTTGGTAGACACAGTGGAAGGTTCCTCGGTTGCTTTATCGACTCGTCACAAGCTTCAGTTCGCATCGGCCAAATACAAAAACTGGCAAACGGATCAACGTCGACAAGATCTCAGTGTTAGCTGGGAAAACCATTTCTACAACACGTACATCAAGAAAAGTCCGTCACTGTTATTTCCTATTGAACGACCTCAGTTTggatacgacgtcgtcacgccgCCACTGTCGTTTTCCGGCATCCAAACGTTCAATAACTCGGGAATCATGTCTTTCGGACTGTCGCTTTATCAGAAGAACGCTACCTACAAGCGGCTGATCGCATCTCAGAATTTCACGGCTCTGGAACAGAATTGGGTCTATCGTCATCCGAAGCCCTTTGAATCGGGCGAAACTTACGAAGTCGAGATGACGGCCAAAGATATTTTTGGGCACCATGCGTTTAGTTCGGCTTTGGTTTACACAGACTTCACTCCGCCGTCGATCACCGACGTCATCTTGTGGAAACGCGAGCAGAGTCCTATCAGAGATTTAGATCTTTGCTCGGAAGGTCGAACTGGATCGGTGTTCACTCTCGAACTGAGGGCAATGGACAAAGAGAGCGGAATTGAAACGATCGAGTGGACCAtctcaaagacaaagagttcgacgacgagcgaaggACGCGGTACAATTACGTCGCAAATTCAG TCTCAATGTCTTGATCGTGACGAGTCTTGCTATTGCGCTACCGACGGTGTGTGCGTTTTGAAAACGTTCACGTCTGGGCTTCAAGGATTGGAGACGCTTTTGAATAGCAACACTTTCTACCTAACGATTCGGGCGAATAGCCGATCTGGATTGACATCCACACCgtgggagaaaaaaaatcctcTACCAAAGAAAGCGGGAATATCTCCCACACTCGAAAGCTTGACACCAGCCAGCAGAACGATGAGAGTAAAGTGGTCTCTAGGCGGCTCTCCGACGAGATTTCTTGTGATTGCCTGCCGAAAAGATTTAATAACAGAAGAATGTGTCACTTGTTTGGAAGTGAGCGTTGACGGATCGCAACATGAAGTAGAGGTCGAAAATTTAAAGCCCGTGACTAATTATCGAGTCCAAATTGAAGCGTTTGACGGAGATAACTCTGGCTTGAGTGCAGCTGACGAGGCAAAGACGCAAGAAGACA gTCCGGACGGGAGTCCTATTGATATTGCGGTCACGACTCTGCCTAATAAAGAAGCTCTTTTCTTATGGAAGCCACCTAATCTGTTTGAACAGAACGGCAAAATCACGAACTACAAAGTAGCGGTCGAGATCGAAGACAGTTTAGGTCAGTGGGTTTTGGCACAAGCCGAAATCGCCACCGTCGCACCGCAGACGAACGCATCAGTGAAAAATCTGTTCTCTGGACGAAAGTATCGAATACGAGTTAGCGCTGCAACGGCGATTGGCTTCGGGCCACCGTCAGACCCCTACGATTTCACCACTCCGGAAGACG TTCCCGATGAGCCACCAGCAAACGTTTCTCTGGCTCACGCCACAAAAAGCAGCGTACGGATTTCTTGGGAAGCGATACCTAGTGGTAGTCGCAACGGTATTCTTCGCGACTACGTCGTCACGTACGTCGCTCAGAAGGGCGGCGAAGCTGAGAAAACAGTAACGGTGCGCGGAACGGAGACGTCGGCTACGCTTAGCGGTCTTTTACCGTACACGTTTTATATCGTCAAAGTGAGCGGTAGAACAAACAAGGGCCTCGGACCGGTCAGCGACGATCTCATAGTGCGAACCAGCGAAGACG TTCCTGGTCCTCCTTCATTGGGACGGGCTGATCCTGTGAGCTCAACGGCGATCTCTCTGAGCTGGACGGCACCGTCGGAACCTCGCGGGGATATTTTGGACTATCGCATTTTTGTCTTTACatcgtcaaatcgtcgtcgacgtgattTGGCGTCGTTGGTCTCGGTTGCCAACTTGACGGCTCAAAAAGACGAAAGTAACATCATCATAACAAACCTTACGGAAGGAACGAACTATTCGATCTACATGCGAGCACGAACGTCGCAGGGACTAGGCGAGCAGACCGCTCTCGCTCACGTCGTGACTCTGAAGCAAA ttcctGGAGCTCCACGAGGACTGACAGCAAGGTCAGGTACACCGGAAAGCATCTCAGTGTCGTGGCTAGCTCCGTCCGCTGGCAAAATCTCGCCCTACGTAATAGTCTACAGCGCAGATGATCAGGAAGGAAAGAAGCtaaacgcgacgacgagagatgAGTCTTACGTACTCGATCGTTTGTCTCCGTACACTTACTATCGGATTGAAGTGAAGGCCGAAGGTGGTAATGCAAGTTCCGTCACATTTGCCTATACACTCGAAGGAA CTCCTGGTCCGCTTGGATCGTTTCGAATTCCCAACGTCGGCGCATCGTCCGTCCTTCTCGAATGGGAACCGCCTAGATCACCCAACGGTCGGATCGCTTATTCGTATCGTATTACTGAAACGGCAACGGGATGGACAAAAGACGTGGATCTGCGTCCGGACGAACTCGGCGTGCCGGATTGTCGATTCTTTCGATGGAgagtcgccgatttgacgGGATACACGGAATATCAGTTGTCCATGCGAGCCTTCAACATTCTCTACGATCACCGAGGTCCTACGTCAGACTTACTTGTCATCCGCACCAATCAAGGAA AGCCGGGTCCACCTGATGCCGTTCAGGTCGatgcgacgagacgagcgagTCTACTCGTCTCGTGGTCTCCGCCGAAGAAACCCAACGGCATTATCACCGAGTACGAGATCACCACGCAGTGGGCCAACGCAACAggaacgccaaaaatattcaCAATCATTCACCAGAACAATCCAACGGCACGATTTCAAGAAGTAGAAGGACTCGAACATCCGGCACAGTATTCCGTCATTATTCGAGCAAAGACGATATCAGGAGAGGGAGCCGGCAGCAAGCCGATCCTAATGTTCACGAAATTTGTAGATCCTGATGATAGGACACCGCGCAACGTCACTCATTGGGAtctcacgtcgacgtcggtgaCTTTGAATTGGGAACGACCGTTACACCCGAATCTGCTGAACTATACACTCACTGTTCGAATAGACGGATCTATTCCGTTCATTAGACGAGTTATCAATGCCAATGAGACGAGTGAAGGTGTTGAAGGATTGATGCCGTATACGCTTTTCTCGGCCACGCTGGTTGCCGGTTACGTGGACGGATCGCTCGGAGACGTCTCCGATCCTCAATATTTTCAGACGCCTCCATCTG CTCCGTCGTCCGCGCCGCGAAATTTCACTGTTAGCCAAACAAACGAAAGTTCGACGCTTCTTCTGAGTTGGATTTCGCCTTTGGAATCTGACTTGAACGGCGTCTTGTGCGGCTTCGTCGCGCGGTACTGGCCGCTCAACAGTCCCGATAGCAAACTGTCTAAAACAGACTTTGACGCTGGAGATCACGAAGCGCTGCTTACTGAACTAACGCCGTACACCGTATATCACGTAGAAATCGCGGCAGAAACGTGTAGCGTCGATGCGGAAGGCCCTTTCGCTTCTGGAAAAAACAGAACTGGAGAAGGAG TACCTGATAAACCAAACATTGCCGTGGTCGGCAAGAATTCGACGTGGGTGAAACTCTCGTGGACAGTCGAGCCTAATGGAATTCTATTTCGAGTGGAAGCAAACATATCGTCTGATCAAGGTCACGTATacaaaacgacgaacgtgACTGGTGAAGCGGAATTCTTCGGTCTCGAGCCTTATCATCGCTATACCGTGCGTATTCGAGCGCACTCTGGTCGAGGAGCGGGTGCATTTGGAACTCGAAACGTTTCAACTTGCGCAGCAG CTCCCCTGTCTTCGGCTGTGATTCACACTTGCGAAGCTCTTCAGGGAAATCAAGACAAAGTGAAGGCGATTCGATTAAATTACACGGACGTTTCTATGCCGGACTGGCGTGGTGAACGACAAGGATACCGTGTCAATTTgttcaaaggaaacgaaacgggCATTGGGCAAGTCTTTAGTGATACCAAGTACGTCGGACAATCGGTCGGTGGATCAGATACCTTGGAGGTCGATGAGTCTACGATTGACTTCGACCAGTGGTACACGGTAACTATGGAAGCTGAAAGTCGCGCCGATTGCGGACAAACGACCGTCGGTCCGAGCAGCGATCCTTGCCAGTTCCTTATTCCGAGTACGTCTGAACCACGAG GGAGTGATGATATGTCAATGGTCATTGCTGTAGCTGTTTCTGTAGCCGTACTGGTACTAATCGTACTCGTGATTGTTATGATCTGCGtgcgaaagagacgtcgtcaggCAAATTTGGAAGTTATTCAATTGAAAGACCCCTACTTAGATATGAGTGGTGGCAATgtttcttcgacgattccAACATCGGGACCCGTTGCAGAACATGCATTCGAAAATCCGTCGTTCACCGGCGGCGTCTCGTCGGAGCCGACAATTTACCTGTAG